From the genome of Longispora fulva:
CCGTCGACGGCGGCTACCGGATCGACCGGATCGTCACCGGCGACCCGTGGGACCCCGACGCCACCTCGCCGCTCAACCGGCCCGGCGTGAACGTGGCCCCCGGCGACGTGTTGGTCGCGGTCAACGGTCGCAGGTTCGGCACCGCGACCCCCGGCGAGCTGCTGGTCAGCCTCGCCGAGACCGAGGTCGAGTTGACCGTGCACAAGCCCAACGGCGAGCCGCGCACCGTGTCCGTGCGCACCCTGGCCGACGAGAAGCCGGGCCGCTACCGCGACTGGGTTGAGGCCAACCGGGCCCTGGTCCGCGAGCGCTCGAACGGCCGCCTCGGCTACCTGCACATCCCCGACATGGGCCCCGACGGGTACGCGGAGTTCCAGCGCGGCTATCTGTGCGAGTACGACCGTGACGGCCTGATCGTCGACGTCCGGTTCAACGGCGGCGGGCACGTCTCAGCGCTCGTCGTGCAGCGCCTGGCCCGCCGCCGGATCGCGTACGACTTCCCGCGCTGGGCGGCCCCGCAGCCGTACCCGGTCGAGTCGCCGCGCGGCCCCATGGTGGCGCTCACCAACGAGCACGCCGGCTCCGACGGCGACATCTTCAGCCACGCGTTCAAGATGTACGGCCTCGGCCCGCTGATCGGCCGCCGCACCTGGGGCGGCGTGGTCGGCATCTCACTGAACCACGAGCTGGCCGACGGCACGATCACGACCCAGCCGGAGTTCTCGTTCGGGTTCGACGACGTCGGCTGGCGGGTGGAGAACTACGGCACGGACCCCGACATCGACGTGGACATCGCGCCGCAGGACTTCGCCAGGGGGGTGGATCCGCAGTTGGACACGGCGATCGAGGTGGCTCTGGCGGAGTTGGAGAAGAAGCCGCCGCACCGCCCGAAGCCGGTGGACCTGCCGCGCCTGGGCCGGTCGCCGCTGCCGCCCCGGGCACCGCGCCCCGCGCCCGCGGGGGAGTAGCCCCGGGCCCGGCGGCACCGGACCCCGGCTCAGCCGGGGTCGGCCCGTGTTCCGGCGGGGCCGACCCACATTCAGGCGGCGGGCGCCGGCACCTTTTCCGGCTTCCGCCGCACGTACACCTGCTTGCGGACCCGCGCCACGATCGTGCCGTCTGCGGAGACCACGTCGGTCTCGAACCACGGCAGCACCTTCGCCCCGTCGGCCGCCGCCGCCCGGACCTCCTCGACCGTCTCGTCGGTCAGCTCGAACCGGGCGAACACGTCACCCCGCCCCGGGGACACGAACTCGATCTCCGCGGCCCGGTCCCAGACGACGTGTCCGGGGCCGAGCCGGCGGAGCAGGAGCAGCATCCAGAACGGGTCGGTCATGGCGAACAGGCTGCCGCCGAAGTGGGTGCCGACGTAGTTGCTGTTCCACCTGCGCTGGCGCAGCCGGACCTCGACGTGCCGGTAGTCCTCCGACAGCCGGGTGACCCGGATGCCGGCGAAGAGGAACGGGGGCCACAGGTTCATGCCCCGGCGCAGGGTGTTCGCTCGCATACCTTCCAAGTTACCACTGGGTAACTTCGGGTCGCCAGGAAAGATCGTCACGCCTCCACGAAGCCGGCGAACCGGTACCGGAACCCGTCGCCGGTCTCCGACGTGACCGTCACGTCGTATCGTCCCTGGTCACAGGGCCATTCGACCTCGGCGGGGGAGTAGGTGCTGACGTACACGGTCCGGGACCGGCCGGGTGATGTGATCGTGAACACCGCGTTGGTCAGGCCGGCGTTGGACAGCTCCAGCACCACGGTCCGCTTCCTCGGCTCCGGGGCCGGCCCGAGGCGCAGGGCCACGGCCGGGATCGCGATGTCGCCCTGCTCCGGGTGCACCACGGTCCCCGTGAAGGACCGGAGGAACCCGTTCGGACCATAGGCGGACAGGTCGTAGACGCCGTCGGTCGCCGCCGCGTCCCAGACGTGCTCGGCGCTGTCGGTGACCGTGTACTGCGCCGGCGTGAACGGCAGGATCGAGTCCGCGTACACCCCGAAGTGCGCGGCCTGCGCCCCGCTGTTGGTGAGCCGCAGGGTGACCCGGCCGGTGCCCCGGTCCACGGTGACGTTCCCGTTGGCCTGGTACGGCAGGGGCCGCGCCGGCCGGGTGCCCGGCTCGACCTCGGGCGCGACCTGGGCCCCCACGGCCGGGATCGCGGCCGGCGGGAGCTTCGCGGAGGCGTCGGCGACCTCGACCAGCTTCTTCGTGTCCGGCAGCAGCGGGATCACGGTGTCCGGGGCCGCGAAGTCGAAGCAGCTGGTCAGGTCGCCGCACACCTGGCGCCGCCACGCGGAGATGTTCGGTTCCCTGACCCCCGTCAGTACCTCGAGGAACCGGAGCGTGGACGTGTGGTCGAACACCTCGGAGTTGACCCAGCCGCCCCGCGACCAGGGCGAGATCACGGTCATCGGCACCCGGGGGCCGAGCCCGATCGGCCGGCCGCCGACGAACTCGTCCGGGGTGCCGGGTGGCGGGGTGGGCGGCACGACGTGGTCGAAGTACCCGTCGTTCTCGTCGTAGTTGAGGA
Proteins encoded in this window:
- a CDS encoding DUF4442 domain-containing protein, which encodes MRANTLRRGMNLWPPFLFAGIRVTRLSEDYRHVEVRLRQRRWNSNYVGTHFGGSLFAMTDPFWMLLLLRRLGPGHVVWDRAAEIEFVSPGRGDVFARFELTDETVEEVRAAAADGAKVLPWFETDVVSADGTIVARVRKQVYVRRKPEKVPAPAA